From one Colletotrichum destructivum chromosome 3, complete sequence genomic stretch:
- a CDS encoding Putative cytochrome P450 → MDSNTTTFTSVLANAKLGNVNIPPQIDYVIETVANASVWTILFTLLALAVAYDQISYITSKGSIAGPTFKMPFIGPFLESVNPKFSEYKAKWASGPLSCVSVFHKFVVIASTRDMARKVFNSPAYVKPCVVDVAHKLLGPTNWVFLDGKPHVDFRKGLNGLFTRQALASYLPGQEAVYKQFFKEFLQITNDAGGKPVPYMPAFRDLMTAVSCRTFVGHYISDEAVRKISADYFLITEALELVNFPVILPFTKPWYGKKASDMVIGEFAKCSAKSKVRMAAGGDVTCIMDAWVKSILESKKWREAEASGSTEGLQKPHPLLREFSDYEIAQTVFTFLFASQDATSSAATWLFQTMAQRPDVLDRVREENIKVRNGDRHAELNMDQLESLTYTRAVVRELLRYRPPVIMVPYVVKKPFPITPDYTVPKGAMVIPTVYPSLRDPEIYDRPDEFDPERYYTGDAEEKGAKNFLVFGTGPHYCIGQTYAQLNLALMIGKASVLLDWVHHPTPKSEEIKVFATIFPMDDCPLTFKEREA, encoded by the exons ATGGATTCCAACACGACCACCTTTACCTCGGTGTTGGCCAACGCCAAGCTGGGCAACGTCAACATCCCCCCTCAGATCGACTATGTCATCGAGAcggtcgccaacgccagcgtCTGGACGATTCTCTTCACCCTACTGGCGCTCGCTGTCGCATACGACCAGA TCAGCTACATCACCTCCAAGGGTTCCATTGCCGGACCTACCTTCAAGATGCCCTTCATTGGTCCCTTTTTGGAGTCCGTGAATCCCAAGTTCTCCGAGTACAAGGCCAAGTGGGCCAGCGGTCCTCTCAGCTGTGTTTCCGTTTTCCACAA GTTCGTTGTCATCGCCTCGACTCGTGACATGGCTCGCAAGGTCTTCAACTCGCCCGCCTACGTCAAACCTTGTGTTGTTGACGTCGCCCACAAGCTCCTCGGCCCAACCAACTGGGTTTTCCTTGACGGGAAGCCTCACGTCGATTTCCGCAAGGGCCTTAACGGTCTATTCACCCGCCAGGCCCTTGCCTCTTACCTGCCTGGTCAGGAGGCCGTGTACAAACAATTCTTCAAGGAGTTCCTCCAGATCACCAACGACGCGGGTGGAAAGCCCGTCCCCTACATGCCTGCTTTCCGCGATCTCATGACCGCCGTCTCGTGCCGCACTTTCGTCGGCCACTACatctcggacgaggccgttCGCAAGATCTCCGCCGACTATTTCCTCATCACCGAggctctcgagctcgtcaactTCCCCGTCATCCTCCCCTTCACCAAGCCCTGGTACGGAAAGAAGGCCTCTGACATGGTTATCGGCGAATTTGCCAAGTGCTCTGCCAAGAGCAAGGTTCGCATGGCTGCTGGAGGGGACGTGACCTGCATCATGGACGCCTGGGTCAAGTCCATTCTCGAATCCAAGAAATggcgcgaggccgaggccagcggCTCGACTGAGGGTCTTCAGAAGCCTCACCCTCTCCTCCGCGAGTTTTCCGACTACGAAATCGCCCAGACCGTCTTCACTTTCCTCTTCGCCTCGCAGGATGCCACCAGCAGTGCCGCCACTTGGCTTTTCCAGACCATGGCCCAGCGCCCtgacgtcctcgaccgcGTTCGCGAGGAGAACATTAAGGTCCGCAACGGAGACCGCCACGCCGAACTGAACATGGACCAGCTGGAGTCCTTGACTTACACCCGTGCCGTCGTCCGCGAGCTGCTTCGCTACCGCCCTCCGGTCATCATGGTGCCTTACGTCGTTAAGAAGCCCTTCCCCATTACCCCTGACTACACTGTTCCCAAGG GTGCCATGGTTATCCCCACTGTCTACCCTTCACTCCGTGATCCCGAGATCTACGACCGGCCCGACGAATTCGACCCCGAGCGTTACTACaccggcgatgccgaggagaagggcgccAAGAACTTCCTCGTTTTCGGAACTGGCCCGCACTATTGTATCGGACAGACGTACGCTCAGCTGAACCTAGCCCTGATGATTGGCAAAGCATCCGTCCTGCTGGACTGGGTCCACCATCCCACGCCGAAGTCTGAGGAGATCAAGGTGTTCGCGACCATTTTCCCCATG GACGACTGCCCTCTTACGTTCAAGGAGCGCGAGGCATAG